The window CATTGGTTATAAATCCTATCCAATAATAGCTCTTTTGCTTCTAGCGGCATTATTACTGAATCTCCACCCTTTTTTGTTATCTCTGTTACTGGAATACCTAACTCTCTGGACATTATCTTTAATATCCTTGGTGTACAAAATCCACCCTGGCAGCGACCCATGCCCGCTCTGGTACGGTATTTAATCCCATCCAATGTTCGTGCACCTCTTTTAATTGCGTCAATAATCTCTCCCTCGGACACATTTTCACAGCGGCATACAATATGACCATATAATGGATTATTTTCTATAAAGCAATCTATTTTTGTATTGGACAATTCATTTATATGAGGCATATCTTTTCTATATGGGTTAAAATCTTTTTTTTCAATTAACTTTATGTCCTCTTTTTTTAAGATATTGTCTATTATATATTTAGCCATAACCTGGGCTGCCGTTATGCCAGAGCCGCCAAGAATCATATTAATAAACTTTGGAGTTTCTACAGAAGGTCTTATTAAATAATCATCGCCTGCCATCGCTATGACTGCGGAAAATGATCTAATAATTTTATTTTTATCGAGATTTGGTATGATTTTTTTACCTTCAGGTAAGACCCAGCAATTAATTCCATCCCTGGTAGTTCTTGTGTCAGAAATATCATTAACTAAATCATTTTTAGTGCCTACCATGATATTTCCGTGTAATGTCGGCATAATGAAATCACCAGGCGCGGATCCATTTATATCTCTTAGTATACGGTTTACCAAACCATCGCAAGTTTTATCAAATATCGCTCTTTGCATCCTGACACCATTTATCTTAAAACTCCTGTCGCCAACCATACCGGCAATTTTATCCGCATAAGCACCGGCAGCATTTATTATGTAGGAAGCTTTAAATTCACCTATATTAGTTTCTACAACAAAACCGCCATCTTTAATCTTTATATTATTACAGGTTGCATTAGTAAAAAGTTCCACACCATTTGCTACAGCGTTTTCGGTAAAACCAAAAACCAAGTCCCATGGACTAACTATACCGGTAGATGGAGTATAAAGAACAGCCTGTACCTCTTCTGAAAGGTTAGGTTCCATTTCTTTTATTCTTCTTTTATCTAAAATCAATTCGACTTTTGGAACATGGTTGCTTATTGCCAACAATTCTAATTCTCTTAAGACCTCCAAGTCTTTTTGGCTAAATGCAACCAGGAACTTCCCGGCCTTCTTATAAGGTACATCCAGTTCAGAACACATTTTTTCCATATGCAGATTTCCAACTGCCTCGCCCATGTTCCTGAGTGGTGTATTCTTATTGCTCAGACAGCTATGAACAATAGCATGTGTTCCTTTCGTGGTGCCAAAACAAATATCCGGCTCTTTCTCAATGAGTGCTATGGATAATTCAAATTTTGATAGCTCTCTCGATACAGAGGATCCGGCTATACCTGCTCCTATGACAACAACATCATATTCATTACTGCTTACCATATTTATTTACCTCTCTATCTCTCTTGAATGGATAATCCATAGTAGCAATAATATCTGTACCTGAACCAAGAATATTTTTAACAATCAAGTCACCAATTTTTAAAGGATGATCTATTTCGATCTCAGCAAGTTCCTCCATGGATTTTTTTATTAAATTCATTGAAATTGGTTTGCTTGATCTGAATGGAAGCAAGGGTTGTAAACTATCAACTGTTTTCACGGTACCTGTTAAAATTCTTTCAGGATCTTTTAATTCTCTGACAGCAAATTCTTTTCCGCGTTTACATTTAAAGTTAATAGTTCGTGTTATTTCCCCATTTTCATCTACATATACCTTGCCTCTGCAAGCCAATGGACATACTAAACATACAATCTCTTTTTCATTGTGACCATTTTCAATCTGATCGACGTTGCCAGTTTTATGTATAACACAATCAATTCTTAATCTACCATCCATTATATTTTTAATAATCTTAGAGGGTAAATCAATCTTTATCATCTCGCTTGGTTTTACCATTTTCATATCTTTTGTAAACAAGTCTCTGCCAATTTTCAATGTAACCTTTTCTGCGGGGTCCATAACCCTTAAATATAGCGATACATCGGAAACACCGCTAATATACTCCGGAACTATATAGCGTATATTGCTGCCTTTTTCCAGCTTTATCCTATGGTTACCATCACCTAATTTTCCCGAAAGATACGCAGCTACAGATTTACCTGCCCTTTCCCCACCAAGTGTTACATAATCTACCAGGTCATGAACATGTACTACATTTCCAGCAGCAAATATCCCCGGAATGTTTGTATGCATATTTTCATCTATAATTGGACCACCGGTAACAGAACTTAACATGACGCCAGCTGATTTTGAAAGCTCATTTTCGGGAATCAGGCCAACTGAAAGCAATAAAGTGTCACAATCTATGTATTTCTCCGTACCCTCAACTATTTTAAATTTTTCATCCAACTTAGAGATAGTTACCCCTTCTATTCTTTCATTGCCATGAATCTCTGTTACTGTATGCCTTAAATAAACTGGTATGCCATAGTCTTTCAGGCATTGATATTCATTTCTTATCAATCCACCTATATAAGGCATTATCTCTACAACTGCTTCAACCCGGGCATTCTCAAGAATGACCCTTCTGGCCATAATCATCCCGATATCCCCAGATCCCAGTATTACGATGTTCTTACCGGGAAAGTATCCTTCAACATTTATGAATCTCTGGGCTGTG of the Atribacterota bacterium genome contains:
- a CDS encoding FAD-dependent oxidoreductase: YNIEVYLNTMVIDITADKQITAVNSDKGLLKIKAGAIILAMGCRERPRGAINIPGSRPAGILTAGTAQRFINVEGYFPGKNIVILGSGDIGMIMARRVILENARVEAVVEIMPYIGGLIRNEYQCLKDYGIPVYLRHTVTEIHGNERIEGVTISKLDEKFKIVEGTEKYIDCDTLLLSVGLIPENELSKSAGVMLSSVTGGPIIDENMHTNIPGIFAAGNVVHVHDLVDYVTLGGERAGKSVAAYLSGKLGDGNHRIKLEKGSNIRYIVPEYISGVSDVSLYLRVMDPAEKVTLKIGRDLFTKDMKMVKPSEMIKIDLPSKIIKNIMDGRLRIDCVIHKTGNVDQIENGHNEKEIVCLVCPLACRGKVYVDENGEITRTINFKCKRGKEFAVRELKDPERILTGTVKTVDSLQPLLPFRSSKPISMNLIKKSMEELAEIEIDHPLKIGDLIVKNILGSGTDIIATMDYPFKRDREVNKYGKQ
- a CDS encoding FAD-dependent oxidoreductase; this translates as MVSSNEYDVVVIGAGIAGSSVSRELSKFELSIALIEKEPDICFGTTKGTHAIVHSCLSNKNTPLRNMGEAVGNLHMEKMCSELDVPYKKAGKFLVAFSQKDLEVLRELELLAISNHVPKVELILDKRRIKEMEPNLSEEVQAVLYTPSTGIVSPWDLVFGFTENAVANGVELFTNATCNNIKIKDGGFVVETNIGEFKASYIINAAGAYADKIAGMVGDRSFKINGVRMQRAIFDKTCDGLVNRILRDINGSAPGDFIMPTLHGNIMVGTKNDLVNDISDTRTTRDGINCWVLPEGKKIIPNLDKNKIIRSFSAVIAMAGDDYLIRPSVETPKFINMILGGSGITAAQVMAKYIIDNILKKEDIKLIEKKDFNPYRKDMPHINELSNTKIDCFIENNPLYGHIVCRCENVSEGEIIDAIKRGARTLDGIKYRTRAGMGRCQGGFCTPRILKIMSRELGIPVTEITKKGGDSVIMPLEAKELLLDRIYNQ